Proteins encoded by one window of Aphidius gifuensis isolate YNYX2018 linkage group LG2, ASM1490517v1, whole genome shotgun sequence:
- the LOC122848284 gene encoding uncharacterized protein LOC122848284 gives MPVKLRNSKSIVSAIDSQPLATSSPVDNTTPRNIEKQVVVAGGAGGAVDEPKIETTKTKKRKITDTQDSNQTENKKPHLSVPNAEDLLKKLKIGKLMDHVHGPDN, from the exons ATGCCAGTTAAATTGAGAAATAGTAAATCAATTGTTTCGGCTATTGACTCGCAACCATTGGCAACATCATCACCAGTTGATAATACAACACCaagaaatattgaaaaacaagTTGTTGTTGCTGGTGGTGCTGGTGGTGCTGTTGATGAaccaaaaattgaaacaacaaaaacaaaaaaaagaaaaataactgACACACAAGATAGCAAtcaa acagaaaataaaaaaccacatCTGTCAGTACCAAATGCTGAAGATTTGTTGAAAAAGTTAAAGATTGGAAAATTAATGGATCATGTACATGGTccagataattaa
- the LOC122848286 gene encoding activated RNA polymerase II transcriptional coactivator p15-like encodes MFIHLLQRLGSTISHCRPLTSTNSFVRVISSSSVRDSNRDKYEDIWANDFDSFLKMPKSKEIVSSDDDSKSGSSSSSSSEQEQKTKKRPRKEEKKSKSEDQSASKKKQSSSSKNDGDKDQSWELGNKKRVAITEFRGTNYVDIREMYLDKNTGDLKPGMKGISLNLAQWEKLKENVEAIDKVVKSK; translated from the exons atGTTTATTCATCTTTTGCAAAGATTAGGATCAACAATTAGTCATTGTCGTCCTTTAACTTCAACAAATTCATTTGTTCGTGTTATTTCATCAAGTTCTGTCAGAG acAGCAATCGTGATAAATACGAGGATATTTGGGCAAACGATTtcgattcatttttaaaaatgccaAAATCTAAGGAAATTGTTTCAAGTGATGATGATTCAAAGTCTGGATCAAGCAGCAGCAGTAGCAGCGag CAAGAACAAAAAACCAAGAAAAGACCAAgaaaggaagaaaaaaaatcaaaaagcgAAGATCAATCTGCATCTAAGAAGAAGCAAAGTTcatcaagtaaaaatgatGGTGACAAGGATCAATCATGGGAACTTGGTAATAAAAAACGTGTTGCAATAACTGAATTCCGTGGAACAAATTATGTTGATATTCGTGAAATGTATCTTGACAAAAATACTGGTGATCTCAAACCTGGCATGAaag gAATATCACTCAACTTAGCTCAATGGGAAAAGCTCAAGGAAAACGTTGAAGCTATTGACAAAGTTGTcaagtcaaaataa
- the LOC122848285 gene encoding uncharacterized protein LOC122848285, whose protein sequence is MLDTEITIDYGWNSESSINSNSNNEQTQKPKKKSNDADNLSKKTTSSKVIQGASTPRSIHQLPIDKPLDEATRLQAAEGAVAYHKIYHHQIHQLRHCTSEITPLTYMNSLISQKISCKHNKSEAIINDILSVHAIDTIITDIKNIPFISLATDSNYYGSKKISPIVIQYFDVKKGGIQVRLLDVASIVDDDDELIASKIDNLLEKYNLKTKTIAFSGDNINTHFAANDCQNDNNIFELLKTNLNPNLVGICCPIHILHNAASCGLDQFGLYDINSLIQQMYIYFSMYNVRNEKLKSLIKSLEILQKKLIHNYKTRWMWLYPVIHRIHSNFTVLKLIFVSKQNTSIVV, encoded by the exons atgttagaTACTGAAATAACTATTGATTATGGTTGGAATTCTGAATCCAgcatcaacagcaacagcaacaatgaG CAAACGCAAAAGCCCAAGAAGAAGTCCAATGATGCTGACAActtgtcaaaaaaaacaacttcatCAAAAGTAATTCAAGGTGCATCAACTCCAAGGTCAATACATCAATTGCCTATTGATAAACCTCTAGATGAAGCTACAAGACTACAAGCAGCTGAAGGTGCTGTAGCCTATCACAAAATATATCACcatcaaattcatcaattaagGCATTGTACAAGTGAAATTACACCTTTAACTTACATGAATTCTTTAATAtcacaaaaaatatcttgtaaACACAACAAGTCAGaagcaataataaatgatattctCTCAGTTCATGCAATAGACACAATAATaacagatattaaaaatattccattCATAAGTCTTGCAACTGATAGTAATTATTATGgctctaaaaaaatttctccaattgtaatacaatattttgatgttaaaaaaggAGGAATTCAAGTAAGGCTTCTTGATGTAGCATCAATagtagatgatgatgatgaactaATTGCCAGTAAAATTGATAatcttcttgaaaaatataatttaaaaacaaaaaccatTGCTTTTTCTGGTGACAATATCAACACTCATTTTGCTGCCAACGATtgtcaaaatgataataatatttttgaattattaaagaCAAATTTAAATCCAAATTTAGTTGGTATTTGTTGTCCAATTCACATATTGCATAATGCTGCTTCATGTGGTCTTGACCAGTTTGGTCTTTATGACATAAATTCACTCATTCagcaaatgtatatttatttttcaatgtacaATGTGAgaaatgaaaaactaaaaagtttgattaaatctttagaaattttacaaaaaaaattaattcataattataaaacaagaTGGATGTGGTTGTATCCAGTGATTCATAGGATTCACTCAAATTTTACGGttttaaaacttatttttGTATCAAAACAAAATACCTCAATCGTTGTATGA
- the LOC122848288 gene encoding activated RNA polymerase II transcriptional coactivator p15-like encodes MPKSKEYLSSTDSSDGNSSADEKPKKKKMKKEEKKEKAAKTSSKKASSSTEDKQDDVWELGNLKQVTVREFKGKTLIDIRTMYTDKNSGELKPTKKGISLSVEQWRKLVDSIEDIDKIFKSRS; translated from the exons ATGCCAAAATCTAAGGAATATCTTTCATCAACTGATAGCAGTGATGGCAACAGCAGTGCA gatgaaaaaccaaagaaaaaaaagatgaagaaggaagaaaaaaaagaaaaagctgCTAAAACATCAAGTAAAAAAGCTTCATCAAGTACTGAAGACAAACAAGATGATGTCTGGGAACTTGGCAATTTAAAACAAGTAACTGTTCGTGAATTTAAAGGAAAAACATTGATTGACATCAGAACAATGTATACTGATAAAAATTCTGGTGAATTGAAACCAACTAAAAAAG GTATTTCTTTGAGTGTTGAACAATGGAGAAAATTAGTAGACTCAATTGAAGACattgacaaaatatttaagtcaagatcttaa
- the LOC122848289 gene encoding transmembrane protein 181-like, translating to MDGTGLGYSYHLPSGGWNLRIRNTLAQFSDLFSEFNKYIAPAYHHDRCERSVPMRLYSMHKREFFMVFVGFFACFGLSVFIGLAGPPITSTTEQQAHVNNSEMSTGPFIMETPELSTYCQQLWVIAKLSTSNTDDERYDKTFQVAVSIDGFIGENKLTSVLSTDSQHNRTRHLKCERQTCEEFVVAHLGTLEYSYYMITVRFYGLEGFHRRYQIQDLRFYFKSYNPAFTQIEIWFRLIFLLSTFFVTCWFGHSLRKYPTPDWSIEQKWVSILLPLLILYNNPFFPLIFLSNSWIPGMLDAVMQTTFLCAILMFWLCVYHGLRQNERKFSRFYLLKFVIIGCLWGAALTLATWLRCTELEDPTYNYVLDTSNYYGFKVFFFTMGGVYIGYLLLLILRAYTELRSMPYFDMRLKFLTLLAIIVAVVCAFVTSRQFGAGVLEDSFASRLSTYYKTSAQFMALYGLLNFYLYTMAYVYSPNLPNVYGQHTAIAKDNPAFSMINNESDEDVIFGSDDESSRRLLTRSSRNADDSD from the exons ATGGATGGTACTGGTTTGGGTTATTCATACCATCTTCCTTCTGGTGGTTGGAATTTAAGAATACGAAATACTTTGGCACAATTTAGTGATTTATTCAGTGAGTTTAACAAGTACATTGCACCAGCTTATCATCATGACAGATGTGAaag atctGTACCAATGAGATTATATTCAATGCATAAGAGAGAATTTTTTATGgtatttgttggtttttttgcTTGTTTTGGTTTATCAGTATTTATTGGACTTGCTGGTCCACCAATAACATCAACAACTGAACAACAAGCACATGTTAATAATAGTGAAATGTCAACTGGACCATTTATCATGGAAACACCAGAATTATCAACTTACTGTCAACAATTATGGGTTATTgctaaattatcaacatcaaatacagatg ATGAGAGGTATGACAAGACATTTCAAGTTGCTGTATCAATTGATGGATTTATaggagaaaataaattaacatctgTTCTTTCAACAGACTCTCAACACAATAg aaCAAGACATTTAAAATGTGAAAGACAAACATGTGAAGAATTTGTCGTTGCTCATCTTGGTACACTTGAGTATAGCTATTACATGATAACTGTACGTTTTTATGGCCTTGAAGGTTTTCATCGTCGTTATCAAATACAGGATTTGAGATTTTAC tttaaaagttataatCCAGCATTTACACAAATCGAAATATGGTTTcgacttatatttttattgtcaacatTTTTCGTAACG tGTTGGTTTGGTCATTCACTGAGAAAATATCCAACACCAGATTGgtcaattgaacaaaaatgGGTCTCAATATTATTGCCACTTTTAATTCTCTACAACA atcctttttttccattgatatttttatcaaactcTTGGATACCTGGTATGTTGGATGCAGTGATGCAGACAACATTTTTATGTGCTATTTTAATGTTTTGGCTATGTGTTTATCATGGTCTTCGTCag aatgagagaaaattttcaagattttatCTACTAAAATTTGTGATTATTGGATGTCTATGGGGTGCAGCTTTAACACTTGCAACTTGGCTAAGATGTACTGAGCTGGAAGATCCAACTTATAATTACGTTCTTGATACTTCCAATTATTAT ggatttaaagtatttttctttacgATGGGAGGTGTCTACATTGGGTACCTATTGCTTTTGATACTTCGAGCATATACTGAACTACGTTCTATGCCTTATtttg ataTGCGGTTAAAGTTTTTGACATTACTTGCAAttattgttgctgttgtttgTGCTTTTGTAACATCACGACAATTTGGTGCTGGTGTTTTGGAAGATAGTTTTGCATCAAGATTATCAACTTATTATAAAACATCAGCACAATTTATGGCACTTTAtggtttattgaatttttatctttacacAATGGCCTATGTGTATTCACCAAATTTACCAAATGTTTATGGTCAAC ATACAGCAATTGCCAAAGATAATCCAGCATTTTCaatgattaataatgaatCTGATGAAGATGTTATATTTGGATCTGATGATGAAAGTAGTCGGAGATTACTTACAAGATCATCAAGAAATGCTGATGACAGTGattga
- the LOC122848291 gene encoding transportin-3-like — translation MNSPPELDTVYQAVYTLYTNPDPTEKEKASAWLGELQKSVYAWKVSDEMLQQKRDLESCYFAAQTMRTKIELSFHELPTDAHTSLRDSLLQHISQINEHTNTIIVTQLSVALADLALQMSSWQSPVIDLINKFGGNQSSLWPLLEVMTVLPEEINSRFLRLGANRRQCVVMDLSNAVDTVIKFLSMCLKNGNDNVQINTRILRCFKSWVNVHAIPLQSIPNNDVVAYAFQVLGNYQSCSQLHEAATDCICIILQELEEENCHTKITIEYTTCLQQLQLGLFTNVMSLEQPYHLSVAHEENEKSINYCRIFTELAETYLNTIVLGSTVDKKHYAIKILDLVLMCVGHHDYEVALITFNLWYRLSECLYRKNNDDLNTIFRPHIERLIGGLCKHCQVEPDHLGLIEDGSGGEDLVDFRGRVSELIKDVVFVVGSSHCFRQMFTTLTGTNDNQQGQSTITRQPTWDLTEAALFIMQAVAKNILPEENDVVPKVVEAILNVPDNTHIAVRHTSILLLGELCEWINSHPQSLEPILNFLLSCLNQKGLASASSSALHSICTACPEHMASHFPGLLQIARSLDTFPISNEAAVGLLKGVSLILARLPTNEISTAMKELCWFQAKPLCQLVELQGIPLERGTKTDPVLWLDRLAAIFRHTNPSIDNSCDIHPCQSTITDMWPVFSSVFNKFQDDPRIMERCCRCLRYAVRCIGQHAVHLLESIVEQIVQLYSTNQHSCFLYLGSILVDEYAADHACASGLVRMLEAFIGPTFTILQVTDGLKNHPDTVDDLFRLCARFLQRGPIAFLHSAALSSIIDCALMASSLDHRDANASVMKFFYDFLHSGRNHDERSDYTIRRQLVQGILAEKGKALVTSLLQAAVFSLSTYMLQDVADVLVELTLTDGASMAIWLEEAIKSMPTQNAVGLPTATPEQLLEFHSTILRTTDSPKTVMHALRNFARLYR, via the exons ATGAATTCACCACCAGAATTAGACACAGTTTATCAAGCTGTTTACACATTATACACTAATCCAGATCCaactgaaaaagaaaaagcgtCAGCATGGCTCGGCGAATTACAAAAATCA gTGTATGCATGGAAAGTATCAGACGAAATGCTTCAACAAAAACGAGATTTAGAATCTTGTTATTTTGCTGCTCAAACAATGAgaacaaaaattgaattatcatttcATGAATTACCCACTGATGCACATACATCACTTAGAGATTCATTGCTTCAACACATATCACAAATAAATGAGCATacaaatacaataatagttactcag ttatcaGTAGCACTTGCTGATTTAGCTTTACAAATGTCATCATGGCAATCACCAGTTATTgatttaatcaacaaatttgGTGGTAATCAAAGCAGCCTGTGGCCACTGTTAGAAGTCATGACAGTACTTCcagaagaaataaattcaagatttctcag GCTAGGAGCAAATAGAAGACAATGTGTAGTGATGGATCTTTCAAATGCTGTCGACACAGTTATTAAGTTTTTGAGTATGTGTTTAAAAAATGGTAATGATAATGTACAAATTAACACAAGAATATTAAGATGTTTTAAAAGTTGGGTAAATGTTCATGCTATACCATTGCAATCAATACCAAATAATGACGTTGTTGCATATGCCTTTCAG gtATTGGGAAATTATCAATCATGCTCACAATTACATGAAGCAGCAACTGATTGTATTTGTATAATACTTCAAGAATTAGAAGAAGAAAATTGtcatacaaaaataacaattgaatataCAACATGCCTGCAACAATTACAATTGGGTTTATTTACAAATGTAATGTCACTTGAACAACCATATCATTTATCAGTTGCAcatgaagaaaatgaaaaatcaataaattattgtcgTATATTTACTGAATTAGCTGaaacatatttaaatacaattgtaCTTGGTAGTactgttgataaaaaacattatgctattaaaatattagatCTTGTATTAATGTGTGTTGGTCATCATGATTATGAAGTTGcattaataacatttaatttatggTACAGATTATCAGAATGTTTGTatcgtaaaaataatgatgatttaaatacaatatttagaCCACATATAGAAAGATTAATTGGTGGTCTTTGTAAACATTGTCAAGTTGAACCAGATCATCTTGGTTTAATTGAAGATGGTAGTGGTGGTGAAGATTTAGTTGATTTTCGTGGACGTGTTtctgaattaataaaagatgttgtatttgttgttggtAGTAGTCATTGTTTTCGTCAAATGTTTACAACATTAACTGGTACAAATGATAATCAACAAGGacaatcaacaataacaagaCAACCAACATGGGATTTAACTGAAGCAGCATTATTTATAATGCAAGCTgttgctaaaaatatattacctgAAGAAAATGATGTTGTACCAAAAGTTGTTGAGGCAATATTAAATGTACCAGATAATACACATATTGCTGTACGACATACAAGTATATTATTACTTGGTGAATTATGTGAATGGATTAATAGTCATCCACAATCACTTGAgccaatattaaattttttattatcatgtttaAATCAAAAAGGATTAGCAAGTGCATCATCAAGTGCATTACACAGTATATGTACAGCATGTCCAGAACATATGGCATCACATTTTCCTGGTTTATTACAAATTGCACGTTCACTTGATACATTTCCAATAAGTAATGAAGCTGCTGTTGGTTTATTAAAAGGTGTATCATTAATACTTGCTAGATTACCAACAAATGAAATAAGCACAGCAATGAAAGAGTTGTGCTGGTTTCAAGCTAAACCACTTTGTCAACTTGTTGAATTACAAGGTATACCATTAGAACGTGGTACTAAAACAGATCCAGTATTGTGGCTTGATAGATTAGCAGCAATATTTAGACATACAAAtccatcaattgataattcatgTGATATACATCCTTGTCAATCAACAATAACTGATATGTGGCCAGTATTTTCAagtgtatttaataaatttcaagatgATCCAAGAATTATGGAAAGATGTTGTCGTTGTTTAAGATATGCTGTACGTTGTATTGGACAACATGCTGTACATTTACTTGAATCAATTGTCGAACAAATTGTACAGCTATATTCAACAAATCAACATAgttgttttttatatcttgGTTCAATTCTTGTTGATGAATATGCTGCTGATCATGCATGTGCTTCTGGTCTTGTACGTATGCTTGAAGCATTTATTGGACCAACATTTACAATATTACAAGTTACTGatggtttaaaaaatcatccagatactgttgatgatttatttcgTTTATGTGCAAGATTTTTACAAAGAGGACCAATTGCATTTTTACATTCAGCTGCATTAAGTAGTATTATTGATTGTGCACTAATGGCATCTTCACTTGATCACAGAGATGCAAATGCTTctgttatgaaatttttttatgattttcttCATAGTGGACGTAATCATGATGAACGATCAGATTATACAATTAGACGTCAATTAGTACAAGGTATTTTAGCTGAAAAAGGAAAAGCATTAGTTACAAGTTTACTACAAGCTGctgtattttcattatcaacatATATGCTTCAAGATGTTGCTGATGTACTTGTTGAGCTCACCCTGACTGATGGAgcg tcAATGGCAATATGGCTGGAGGAAGCAATAAAGTCAATGCCAACACAAAATGCAGTTGGATTACCAACAGCAACACCAGAACAACTTCTGGAATTTCACAGTACAATATTGAG gaCAACAGACTCACCGAAGACAGTGATGCATGCCTTACGAAATTTTGCTCGTTTATATCGTTGA